A genome region from Chitinivibrionia bacterium includes the following:
- a CDS encoding uracil-DNA glycosylase has protein sequence MTKHSLVEKYFKGQTELGIPNHLVLNESFDWLNTKAVSQKATVAVAPKVKIEEKTAVKKEILQPVSAHTEEKITYKPQEESFEPSLKAAEQIALYQSDNRRDLLVELYNKHKNCAACSLCKTRKKFVFGAGTAYTDVLVIGEAPGEQEDIEGKPFVGAAGQLLTKMLAAINLERDKIFIANILKCRPPGNRKPNSSEIATCFGILRKQIEIISPKAILLLGGTAANAILQTISEKSVGSMRGIVHYYEGIPVIVSYHPSALLRDASWKKPAWDDLQKFERLLKEIRNVG, from the coding sequence ATGACTAAACATTCACTTGTGGAAAAATATTTTAAGGGACAAACAGAGCTTGGTATTCCAAACCATTTGGTTTTGAATGAGAGTTTCGATTGGCTTAATACAAAGGCGGTCAGTCAAAAAGCGACCGTTGCGGTTGCCCCCAAAGTGAAAATCGAGGAAAAAACTGCAGTGAAAAAAGAAATACTGCAACCCGTTTCAGCGCATACCGAAGAAAAAATCACATACAAACCGCAAGAAGAAAGTTTTGAGCCATCCCTAAAAGCGGCGGAGCAAATAGCGCTTTATCAATCCGATAATCGCCGCGACTTATTGGTAGAACTCTACAACAAGCACAAAAATTGCGCCGCTTGCTCGCTTTGTAAAACGCGGAAAAAATTTGTTTTCGGAGCAGGAACAGCCTACACCGACGTTTTAGTTATAGGAGAAGCCCCCGGAGAGCAGGAAGACATCGAAGGAAAACCATTTGTGGGTGCGGCTGGGCAACTGCTTACAAAAATGCTTGCGGCAATCAATCTTGAACGCGACAAAATTTTTATTGCAAATATTCTTAAATGCCGACCACCGGGAAATCGCAAGCCGAACAGCTCCGAAATCGCTACTTGTTTCGGAATTTTGCGCAAACAAATCGAAATAATAAGTCCCAAGGCGATTTTGCTTTTGGGAGGCACGGCGGCAAATGCTATTTTGCAGACAATCAGCGAAAAATCGGTGGGCTCAATGCGCGGAATTGTGCATTACTACGAAGGCATTCCCGTAATCGTATCGTATCACCCGTCCGCGCTTCTTCGCGACGCCTCTTGGAAAAAACCCGCGTGGGACGATTTGCAGAAATTTGAGCGCCTTTTAAAGGAGATTAGAAATGTCGGATAA
- a CDS encoding ACP S-malonyltransferase yields MAKELLFQLPGQGSHFLGMGKDLWDSGNKFFKELLEVGSDTVKADLSSVIFGDDEARFNQAKILQPAISAISLSYAKLLENEGIVPTVVMGHSLGEITALGVIGSLSPQKTVEFSAFRGILMDESSQICGGGTMTAVLLADSVVCQKMIDEAGVGNCVFVANDNAPTQAVVSGKIDGLEKFEKYATEEMHVKTKRIAVVGPWHTPFIQHAKDVFADWVKGEEIKPPKCKFIMNTTAKEESTSDEICKQITNKFIEPVRWRESCEYIKNMEFSAMLEVGPAKVLGGLMRANKIIKFADFHLSVSGIDDIKIAKEKMSGL; encoded by the coding sequence ATGGCGAAAGAATTATTGTTTCAACTTCCGGGGCAAGGGAGCCATTTCTTGGGAATGGGAAAAGACCTTTGGGACAGCGGCAATAAATTTTTTAAGGAATTGCTCGAAGTCGGCTCGGATACCGTAAAGGCAGACCTGTCAAGCGTAATTTTCGGCGACGACGAGGCGCGCTTTAATCAAGCGAAAATCTTGCAACCTGCAATTTCGGCGATTTCGCTGTCTTACGCAAAACTCTTGGAAAATGAAGGCATTGTTCCCACGGTTGTAATGGGACATTCGCTCGGCGAAATTACGGCATTGGGCGTTATCGGTTCGCTTTCCCCTCAAAAAACGGTTGAGTTTTCGGCTTTTCGCGGCATTCTTATGGACGAAAGTTCACAAATCTGCGGCGGCGGCACAATGACAGCCGTGCTTCTTGCGGACAGCGTTGTGTGTCAAAAAATGATTGATGAGGCGGGAGTGGGGAATTGCGTTTTTGTTGCAAACGACAACGCTCCAACGCAGGCGGTAGTCAGCGGAAAAATAGACGGCTTGGAAAAATTTGAAAAATACGCTACCGAAGAAATGCACGTAAAAACCAAGCGAATTGCAGTTGTCGGTCCTTGGCATACGCCTTTTATTCAACACGCCAAAGATGTGTTTGCGGACTGGGTGAAAGGCGAAGAAATTAAGCCGCCGAAATGCAAATTTATTATGAACACAACAGCAAAAGAAGAAAGTACAAGCGACGAAATCTGCAAACAAATCACAAACAAATTTATAGAACCCGTGCGTTGGCGGGAGTCTTGCGAATATATAAAAAATATGGAGTTTTCAGCAATGCTCGAAGTTGGTCCTGCCAAGGTTTTGGGTGGTCTTATGCGCGCAAACAAAATAATAAAATTTGCTGATTTTCATTTGTCGGTATCTGGTATTGACGACATAAAAATCGCAAAAGAGAAAATGAGCGGCTTATGA